Below is a genomic region from Cloeon dipterum chromosome 2, ieCloDipt1.1, whole genome shotgun sequence.
ttatgaattttgttataaCTGCACTAGACCTTAACcgagatttaattaatatttaaaattaaaacacgatATGTTCGATTCAATTAATTCGAATTAATGACATTTAGGTTTATAATGAGTAAGGGATAAATTGACAAAGaacattataattaattaatcctgAAAGGTTTAATGTGATtacgataattttaaattaataattatatttaaaataacgcTATGTTggtaatgaaattaaattgataaataaaatatatgaaagcTAGCTAAAAGTTAATGAATTAGTTGCTTATGTCAAATTTGTCTTTTACTTTCttcccttttaattaaaaggtgTCCTTTCATTAccttggaaatgaaaattgggtTGGCAAGGACGTGAGAATGCAGCCGTACATGCTAACATGCAAGTTACCAGCAAATGGAGAGATTCCGAAATCAGTTTCGATTGTGGCAGACCGTTGTGACAATGCGACAAATAACTTGAAGGTCATCTACAACCAATTGCCTCgagaagagaagaaaaaggcATTTGCAGTTTGCGCTAAAACGctatttttcgaaaatagaGATGAAAGTTTCCCGACGAGACTGGTCCAGTGGATGGAAATGCTCAGGATTCTTGGGGCGAGCAATATCTCTTTTTACACGTTCCAGGTAAAATATTGTAGAatggcaaaaatatattcctaagaaattttaaacacccCACAGGTTGGTGAAGACGTGAAGAGAGTGTTGAATTATTACCAGGACACCGGATTTGCTATTATTTTCCCTATCACAATGCCAGGGTCCATCGTGAACGTTCCTGAGCTGCTCGAGATTTACCTGCGGAAGCACCAGCGAGAACGAGAGGCCCAGCAATTAATTCACTACAACGACTGTCTCTACAGAAACATGTATTTGTTCGACTACATCGTACCCTTGGACGTCGAAgaagtaaattttcaattttcatttatttaaatctctcCATTTAGAGAAATTAACTGTTTCCAGTTAATCGTCCCTGTCAGCACAAACTCTTGGCACGAGTTGTTTGCTCTGAAAACGATTTCGGACGCATCGAATAAATCTTCAGCGTTTTTAACTCACAATAAGAACGTCCTGTAccttttagaagaaaaaaatgcatcaaatgAGTCTCTTCGGGATTTTCCACGGCTGCGGAATGAGGAACGCAATGCCATGGCTGAGTTTAAATCCTTCCAAAACACGAAGAAAGTTGTTCTGATGCGCGAACAGGAACCCAAAGAGTGCTTCGGTGCTTGTGAAATGTACGTTTTCCGACCGGAAGAAGCGCGACTGCAGCGGTACAAAAGGAGCCTCTCCAGCAAGGCAAATAATGTGAAGACCGACAAAACACTTGGGAAGTTTAAACATGAGCTGATCGAGAACACGAACAAAGTGTTGAAAAATGTTGGTTTCAGcccttgaaattattttcttgtcaaaTGATTTGATTAAAGCCACTggagagagagatttttaacttggaaattaaaccgaaatgtAGTCTTAAGCAGCAAATAAATGtgtttatcaaataaatgtaattaaattatttaaatgaaactaaaaaacaaaattgagaaattttctttgaaaataatttggtttttttattttacaatttttttactttttttgaatttaatttatatggttcaattttattttaatcataacTAACTGTttgctctaaaatttaataatatcacGGAAATGACAATATTTCGTTATGTAAACTTATGTCAAATAAGCAGGTTTGGTCAATGATATTTGTTTGTTGTGTCTAATCCAGAATCCAGGATCAATTCATCTCTCCAatgttcaataattaaaataactacTCAACAACAGTTAGATTGCAGCTATCAAACGATGTGCTATATTTTCCTAcagcagaattaaattaattttcaattgggaGGCAGTGCCCATCGCTGGATTAGCATGCCAACTTtggcagtattttttttttaaattaaacagcttcaagaagaaaatttaaccTTTAGTGTTTAATAGAATAAGTTaataaaaggtaaaataatttttatgatttaagattaatttgttgcaaaattaaaaatggtacaGATCCTTATCCTTCGATG
It encodes:
- the LOC135936127 gene encoding uncharacterized protein LOC135936127, giving the protein MDISGLFVKSQRGPNLIFYVLFIGITLVLLNLKILFLRHYLRTPKLNLDDTNISTSDVVQRAERSNPNVPFVLWNRMDPRDFRVNTSCALYVTPLEISFNNLYWQVQQTVDANLYFFGAYYDIRPLDGPVVRILATVDSRQAEKKSLFCQIWFVETTPSFSQVSFHYLGNENWVGKDVRMQPYMLTCKLPANGEIPKSVSIVADRCDNATNNLKVIYNQLPREEKKKAFAVCAKTLFFENRDESFPTRLVQWMEMLRILGASNISFYTFQVGEDVKRVLNYYQDTGFAIIFPITMPGSIVNVPELLEIYLRKHQREREAQQLIHYNDCLYRNMYLFDYIVPLDVEELIVPVSTNSWHELFALKTISDASNKSSAFLTHNKNVLYLLEEKNASNESLRDFPRLRNEERNAMAEFKSFQNTKKVVLMREQEPKECFGACEMYVFRPEEARLQRYKRSLSSKANNVKTDKTLGKFKHELIENTNKVLKNVGFSP